TCGAGCTTTAAAGAGAACGTACTGGCCTATACCATTTTTGATAACGGTATTCCATATGAAGATCATTTCTGGGGTATCTCTACTGCTGTGAAAATGGACGCTGCCAGTAAGGTAGAAGGGAAACAAATGCTGAAGGATTACTTCCCCGCATTACGTGGTGACAAAAACATACAGAATAGTAAATACAATCCTGTATACCATCCCAAAAGCCCGGGATTTAAGGGAAAGCTCTACCTGCTCATAGACGAACATGTCGCTTCTGCGGGGTCCCATTTCGCCTCTCTTGTAAAAGCCTATGCCCGCAATGTCACGATCGTCGGCGTAGAAACGGTAGGTGGATACTATTGCCACAACGGACATATGCCACTGATATACGAACTTCCCCATTCAAAGATCAAAACCAAATTTTCCATTGTGCATGTCATACAGGATGCCCCTGTAAAAGCCGACCAACCTGAAGGCAGAGGGATTATCCCCCATCATACAGTATGGCCGGCCTTTAATGACTTTATGCAAAACAAGGACACACAGATGGAATATGTGCTGCGGCTAATAGCGGAAGATGCATGATAGATAAAAAGACGGCTCCATAAAAGCAATGGATGACACTACTTATTCTGCAATCTGAAAAAAGAAAACTGAGCGTTCTCCTTCACACTTCCTTTGCAATGCAGCCCCGGGCGTGGACTCCTGTCCCATTGTGGCAGAAACCCGGCATCCGGTATTGATGACAGCCGGGTCCATCCGCCCTTGCCTGTCTGATAAAAAAAGTCAAATCCTTTGTCGCCCGCCATTTCAATTTTCAATCCCACTGCGGATGAAGAGACTGGCGCGGCTTTTACGGTCACCCGCTGCTGATGCGTTACCTTCCATACTTTCACACTATCGCCTTCAACGCCCACCCCGATCGCAGCACCTGCATCTCCATATACCACCAGCCCTTTAAGTGCCTTATTCCTGTTCACTACCGTGGTTGTAACATCGAAGTGATCAGAGGTTGGTCTTACTGTTAATACAACTCCTGTCAGATTATCGGCTGTCTGCTCTCCTGAAAGTTTTAATACGCCCTTTGTCAACTGCACAGCAGGTGTCGCATGACGAAAATCCCACTGCCAGTATGGTGCTAACTGCGCACCATTAAACTCATCATACACATCCGATCTTACAGGTGCAGGATTGGGTACGGTTGTCAATGTAGGCCAGCCTCCTGCCCCGTCCCATTTCAGTGCGGCTAACATCCCCTCACGACCTGTGAAAACACTGCTCTTTTTGTTATAGGCATGATGCAGATAATAAAGGTCTCCCTTCTCATCTGAAGTGAACGTACCATGCCCCATGCACTTCCAGTTGTCATTCTCAAAGAGAATGGGATTGCCGGAGAATAGCTGATATGGCCCCGTGATGTGCTCCGAACGGGCTACATGTACGGCATAGCTACATCCCCCGCCGCAACAGTTCCCTACTGAATAAAACAGATAATAATACTGATCCTTCTTCAGGATGCTCTGTCCCTCCATGCCAATACGGGCACTATCCTGCAGCAGGGAAAACAACTCTCCCTCCAGTTTAAGACCGTCAGCAGATAACCGGCTGCCTAACAGTTCAATAGGTCTGTCATCCAGTCCGTAGGCCTTAAAAGTGATGTAAAGCTGTCCGCCGTCATTGTAGATAAACGGATCGATCGCTTCTTTCCCATGTGCTATGATCACACCATGATCGGTGAATCCATGGTCGGGATACCGGGAGGTCGCTACGCCAATATAAGAGCGGTTATCCGACTTCCGCCTGGCGGTATAATAAACATAATAGGTATCTCCGATCTTATAATACTCCGGCGCCCAGAACGATCCTACCGTCCACTCCGGCGCCTTGTCAAACACATATCCCACCTGGCCCCAGTGCTTCAGGTCCGCGGATTTATAAACAGGATAATATGGCGCCCATTCTGAGGACGTACCAGTTGCATAATACACACTATCTACTTTTATGATCGACGGATCTGCCAGATCACCTGCGATAACGCGGTCGCCATTAGTTTGCGCATGAAGGTTTGTAAATTGCAACAGGCCAAAAACAAAGAAGGTGGAAATTAAATACTTTTTAGTCCGACGCATGTAGAATTGATTGTAAATATGAGCTTTATGGATACTATCGTTCTCCTGAGTATGGAATCAGCTCAAAATATAACTTCTACCTGTCAATTCATAATTTCTGCGCGTTCGTGTATGCAGGCGCTCAGGCCTTCCCTTTCAGCATGGGTACGAAAGAAAAATAATCGAAAGACGCTGTGTTCAACTGGCCATCATCTTCTTTGGTAATGCGCACCATCTGCTGCGTTCCCTGTTTTCCTACCGGGGCCACCAGCAGTCCGCCGACACGCAGTTGTCCGATCAGTGATGCCGGCACTTCTTCCGGCGCTGCGGTGATCAATATCTTATCGAATGGCGCTTCTTCCGGCCACCCCAGAAATCCATCTCCATAGCGATAATGAATGCCCTGAAACTGTTGCAGAAAACGGGATCGCTGATTGCGGTCATATAATTTTTTCTGCCGCTCTATTGTATATACCCTGGCGCCCGTCACCGCCAGGATCGCTGCCTGATAGGCGCTGCCTGTCCCCACTTCCAGTATCTTATCACCTGGCTGCACTGATAATAACTGCGTCTGATAAGCCACTGTATAAGGCTGCGAAATTGTCTGTCCCTCTCCTATCGGAAGTGCCTTGTCCTCATAAGCCCGGCCCCGTATCTCAGCGGGCATGAACAAGTGCCGGGGCAGTTGGCGGATGGCTTCGATCACGCGCGCATCCTTTATCCCCTGACTGGCTACTTCATCTGCCAGTTTAGCGCGCAACGCCATGTGCTTCGGCGTATCTGCATACTGCTGTGTATGTTTCCCCTGACGATGCTGGCTGTCTTCCATGGTCATTCCTGTTGTGTTCATGCGTCACCCGCATCAACTGTTCTACAAACATCCCTCAATTCGTTTGCCATTTATTCCTGTTGTGCGGACGCATTGAAAAGTATGTTCCTACAGCAGGTCATCTCTCCCGGGATGCACAGCGGAAGCACAAAAAGATAAGGGCCGGAGATCATCTCCGGCCCTCATCCTTTATCAGCGTTTCACCGTCACCCGTAAATAAGTGGCGGGAATAGTCGTCTTTTCCGGGTCTTTACTGGTATTCTCCCGCATAAATAATGCCTCCAGCTCCTGTTGCAGATCAGCCGCCTTTCCATCCTTTGCTGCAGCGTCAAATGCATTCATCGTAGGACCATAATACTGCCTGAATCGCTCCACAAATGATGCCGGTGGGAACGGTGCATTGAAAGTGTACGTATCCCTTTCAAAAGAAATATCCCCGGGCGGAATGCCCGCTTTTCCAAACCGCTCGGTCACATGACTCTCCACGCCCCATAGCATCGGACTCACAAACCCTTCCGGCGGCGGCGGGGTATAGGCAGAACTGATCTTTAAGATCTGTGCCACCAGCGTAGGATCACCTGGTATCCAGTTGCCCATCACAATGCGTCCGCCGGGTCTTGTCACCCTTACCAGCTCACCCGCCACATCAAATGGTTTAGGTGCGAACATCGCTCCGAACATACTTACCACCATGTCAAAACTTGCATCTGCAATACCTTCAAGATTTGTGGCATCTCCCTCCCTGATGGAAATATTGGTCAGTCCTTCTTCCTGTATCCGTTTATTGCCTGCTTCCACCAGGTTCCTGGCTATGTCCACTCCCAGTACTTTAGCGCCCAGTCTGGCCGCCGGAATAGCGGTCGTACCATCCCCGCAACCCACGTCCAGCACATCAATTCCAGGTATAATACCTAGCTTGTCCACCAGGGCTGTTCCGCTTTCCCGCATCGTTACTGCAAGACGGGTAAAATCACCTTTTTCCCATAACGCTTTGTTAGGATTCGCAGTAGCTGACTGCGTTGTTGCTGGTTCACTCATGAGTATCGTTTTTGAGGTTAATAAAAGCTGGTCTTCAGAGTGGTAGTAAACAAAACGGAGATAAAATGGAGTAAGAGTTAGTGAAGATACAAAGTTTAATAGTATACACTGTTACTCCCGGCGTTAAAATTCCGGGTAGTAACCATTCCTGGCATATTCAATCGGGTGATAAATATCTTTATCCGGTAAGTGTCCGTGGCCGCGCTTACAGGATCAGCATAATCGTTCCCTGCTGCTGCATCAGCTGACCTTTACTATCCGTATAGGTCATCGTCCACACATAACTTCCTGCCGGCAGCGGCGCTTCCTTATAACGGCCGTTCCATGAGGCGCCCGCATCACGTGTTTCATACACCAGCTGGCCCCAGCGACCATAGACGGCCAACCGGTAGTCGGTAATAGCATCCTGTAATTTTATGCGGAACACGTCATTCTGACCATCGCCATTCGGACTAAATGCCGTGGGTACAAATACCGCACAGGCACGCGACTCCTTCGTGATCACGGCTTCTCCACTCACCATACACGCATGCGCATCTGTTACGGTATACTGATAGGTGCCTGCTTCCAGTAGCCTTATAACACTGTCCGGCTGCGGGATACCCGACTGTACGCCATACCTGTAAGGTGGTGTACCTCCTGATGCTGCCAGTATGATCTGCCCGTCGGAGGCACTGTTACAGGTCACCGCTCTTGTCTGCACCTGCTCCAGTGTCAATAGTGAAGGTTCCGTAATATCTGCGCGCACAGTCGTGGTACATAGCTGATCCTTCACCACTATATGATAATTCCCTGGTACCATGTTGTTAAAGGTACCTGACGCTACTTCCGGCGCTCCCTCCAGCTGATAGGTATAAGGCGGTTGCCCTCCTACGGCTGTGATCACGATCGCTCCATCTCCCTTCCCACTGCAACTCACATCTGTGACGGCCTTCGTTGCAGTCAGGTCATACGCGGCCACTTCTACATCTTTTTTGACCACAGCACCCGAGGCGCCTCTCACGGTAAGGTGATAAATGCCTGGCGCCAGTCCCTTCACTTCTGCTGTCGTATAATTACCCGGCATCCATAAATAGGTATACGTATCCACCGCATCCGGTATCACCACACGCACAAATCCCTCCTTCCCTTCCGGACAGGATTTCCCCGTCGTGATCTCCATTTTTAGGGTCTCTGTTATCGGAGACAGATTATCAATATCAGTCACGACATTCGCCGTATCCCCGTCCACAGATACAGCGGTGATGCGGAAGTAATCAATATCCGCCGGCGGCGTAAATACTGCCGTATATCGTTTCCACTCATTATGGTAAAATCTGCCCGAAGCATACAACCTCACCTCCGGACCTCCCTTTGCCGCGCTACCCATAATGACCATAGATCCATAGAAAGGACGGTGCAGATTCGGATACGGATCGTATGTAGATGTCTTCAGATCAAAGGATACTTCATACGTTCTCCCTGCATAAAGCGTTTCATCTAACTGCTGACCAATAGCATGTGACCAGAATTCAAGCTTTCCCGGCGGAGTAGCATATGAATTACGTGTATATAAGCTGAACAGTTCTATGAAATACCGCCCTTCCGAAGCCGGCTTTGATGAGTCAAAGGTAAAATCCGGCCCTACTACCGGATAAGGTGCATCACTATCCCATTGCGCTGCTTTGATCGATGATCCGGGGGTTTCAGGATCCAGGGAAGGGTTTTTAAGATTTACAACCTGTTGCGCATCCGCTGCCGTGCATATAAGTGAAAATATCAGCTGAAGAAGAAATATATAGTTAAAGCGTTTATTACCAGACATTGTATCGGCTGTTATAGGGCGATAGTGTAAAATAACGGTCGAATATAGATAATTTATATTACTATGATGGTTGCAGGGCTGGCAGATGGGTAAAATGGATGATATATGGTCGCCATCCGTCCCTATGACCAGAAATGCCCCTGCATGTTTATCTTTGGCAGCTAAATAACGAATGAACGATGGCTATCAAATCTCAGTCACTCACCTTGTCTCTCCCGGCAGGCGATGTATCTGCTATATGTATGACGCCCGAAAAGCCTGTCTGTATGATGACCCTGGCCCATGGCGCGGGTGCTGATATGGAACATTCCTTTATGGTAACGCTGGCGACCGCACTGGCGGAAGCTGGCATTGGCACCTTACGCTTTAATTTCCCCTTCACTGAACAAAAAAAGAAAAGACCGGACTCCCCTGCTGTTGCACAGCTGACAATAGCTACTGCTATTGATAAAGCACTGGAACTCTTTCCTTCGCTGCCCCTGTTCGTAGCGGGTAAATCGTTTGGCGGACGCATGTCCTCACAATACCTGTCCACCCACCATCGCAAGGACATAATGGGGATGATTTTCTATGGTTTTCCGCTCCACCCTGCCGGCAAGCCCTCGACTGACCGGGCAGATCATTTAAAAGAAGTCAGGTCTCCCATGCTGTTCCTGCAGGGCACTAAAGACACGCTGGCAACCTGGGACCTGATCGAAACTGTCTGCAGCTCTCTGAAAAAAGCGACCCTGGTAAAACTGGAAGGAGCTGACCACTCATTTAAAGCAGGCAAGAAAAACGACGTAATGCCGTTATTGGTAAAGGCGACGAAAGAGTGGACCGTAAAGATCATAAAATGACGCATGTGCGACTGAGATCACAGCAGTATGCTAGCAGGTGGCTGACCAACTGACAGGAAAACAATGTATACCGAGAAAGTAAGGCACAAAAAATGCTGGGTATTATGCTGTACCCAAGCGTACTGATAACCCTTTTTCTATCATAATACATTCAAAGCAATGAAAAACCTACTCTTGATTCTTACTGCCAGCGCTACGCTCGCTTTGCATGCCTGCTCAGATGACCCGGATGGCGTAAACGATCCTACGTATCCTCCTGTTGAAACGGAAAATCCAAACACAAACTATCAGCCTGCTTTCCAGGGCCAGACCCGGGCCGGAGGTGTGCGAACAACCACGAAACTGGATACGACCATTATTACGTCCGGACTCACCAGCCCCTGGGGCGTCAAAAGCCTTCCGGACGGAAGATTGCTCGTCACCCAGAAAGGTGGTACCATGCGTATCGTTACACAAACCGGTACGCTGAGTGCACCGATAACCGGCCTACCTGCTGTCAATGCCAATGGCCAGGGCGGTTTGCTGGGTTTAGCACTTGACCCTTCTTTTGCCAGTAACCGGATGGTATACTGGGTTTTCTCAGAAAATGTCAGTGGTGGCACAGTCTCCGCTGTAGCCAAAGGACGATTATCCAGTGATGAAAAAACGATAGAGAACGCTACCGTTATCTACCGGGCACTCCCTGCATACAACGGTACCCTCCATTATGGTGGCCGTATCGTGTTTGATGCACAGGGCAATCTTTTCGTAAGTACCGGCGAACGCTCCGACCTCGCTACCCGCCCCCTGGCGCAATCCGTAGAGGCGGCGCTTGGGAAAGTCCTTCATATCACCAAAGAAGGACAACCCGCTCCCGGTAATCCGTCATTCGGTGCAGAGGCTTTACCTGCATTGTATAGCATCGGACACCGTAACCCTCAGGGACTAGCCATTCATCCTGCTACCGGAGAACTCTGGCAGGGAGAACATGGCCCAAGAGGTGGCGATGAGATCAATCGCGTACAGGCTGGTAAAAACTACGGATGGCCAACCATCACCTACGGTATCGAATATAGCGGCCAGAAGGTAGGAGAAGGTATCCAGCAGAAAGAAGGTCTCGAACAACCTGTTTACTATTGGGATCCGGTAGTATCTCCCAGTGGTATGACCTTCTACAGCGGCAAGAAGGTACCTGAATGGGAAAACAACCTGTTCATCGGTGCGTTAAGTGGTCAGCATATCGTACGACTGGTCATTGAAAATAATAAGGTCACCGGTGAAGAAAGATTGCTGGCTGGCGAAGGCCAGCGCTTCAGAGATGTCACACAGGGAACTGATGGCGCACTGTATGCCGTGACAGATCAGGGCCGCTTGTACAAACTGGACAAAGCTCAATAACAACGATTCTTTATAAAGAGAAAGGCCGGGAAAATTCCTGGCCTTTCCTGTATGTATACTACCCTGTTTAATAATAAGGTTGCGCTATCTGACCACCGTCACCACCCCCCTGAACAGGAACGTCGTTCCATCTTCACACATCGTCTCAATAGCATAAACATAAGTGCCAACAGGTGCTATCTGCCCTTTCCAGGTACCATCCCAGCCAGCCGTGGCACTGTTTATCTGGAAATGATCTCTTTCAAATACAAGGCTCCCCCATCGGTCATACATACGCATGGACACTACTTCCTTCACTCCCCGCCCCTTCGGATAAAACCATTCGTTCTTTCCGTCCCTGTTCGGCGAAAAAGCGGTTGGCAGGAATACCGCGCCCTTGTCACAGGTCACTTTCACAAACACCTCGTCCGTCGCACTACAACCATACCTGTTCTCCGCAGTTACCATATAGGTCGTGGAAAGATTAGGGATCGCCTCCGGTGTGGCACAGGTGGCACAATCCAGGTATTCCGCCGGTGTCCATTCCCATTTCACCACATCTGGACTACTCTCTCCGCCCAGTCTCACAGGTGTTCCTGCCATTACGATGCGATCCGCACCTGCATGCACAGTCGGTAACGCATGCACACGCACGGCCAGGGAGGTATCTTTTGTAAAACAGCCATCTGCATCGTAAGCGGTCACCTGGTAGGTGTAGTTGCCCACCGCATTGATCGTCGCCTTCGGATAAGGACTTGTAGCATTATCCAGTCCCTCCCCTTTCCATACATAATGATCCGCGCCTGTTACCCATAGTGGCAACACCTGTCCCAGGCATAGCACCGTATCTGGTGTAGCCTGTATCGTGAATGGTTCCACTACTCGTATACTAACGTCATCCGTCTCCTTACAACCATTAGCATCCGTCACCGTTACCTGGTAAGTGGTACTGCTTCGCGGTGATGCTACGGGTGCTGCTATATGCGCATCACTCAGGTACCGTGCCGGCAACCATTCATAACTAACGCCTCCGCCTGCACTGAGCGTAGTAGTATTCCCTTTGCAAATAAAGTCGGCGCCTGCGACAGCGTTTACTACTGGCTTCGGCAGGATACTGATACTATGGCGCGCCGTATCACTGCATCCTTCATTGCTCATCCCTATCAGGGTCACTTCGGCCGGGCCCACGGTGGTGTATGACTGGTCCGCAGGTAGCGGCACAGTACCTGTATTGCCATTGCCAAAATCCCATTTCCAGGTAATATCGTTCTCTTTGGTGACGGTTCCACCAAGGGTGACCGGAGCATCCTGACAGGCCTGTGCAGGACCTGTAATAGTCAGCTCCGGCCTGGAATAAGCATGTATCGTTTTACTGACGGTCTGCACACAACCATAGGCAGTCGTTGTTGTCAATGTAAAGGTATATGGCTGTATCTTATCCAGGTAAAAACGGGGTTCTGCAGTCGTATCCTGCTCAGCCGGCACGCCCGTTTCGTACGTCCATTTATATGTTGCTGTCTCTTTTAATCCGTCGATGGAATAACTGTTGAACACCGGCGTAAATGACACCCACCCTTTATCACAGATCAATGCCGGCGCAGCGTTCAGCTGTACATCCAGTTTGTCTATCACAATAGGTTTTTCCAGGAACGCCGTACCTTTGCAACCTGCCTGGTCAGATAGAATAAGACGGGGATGATAGATGCCGGGTTCTTTAAAGGTATGCCTGATAACCGCATCGGTCGTCTCCATCACAATGCCATCTGTAAAGTCCCATGCGAAATTGACAGCCGCAGTTGCGTCAACCGTGAATGCTATCTCCCTGGTAAGACAGCCGCCATTCGCAGAAGTAGCGATCGTCGCATACGGACCTTTCACTTCTACTTCCTGTTCATATTCATCCTCAGTGCCGGCACCTCCCTGTACTTTGAGTTTGACGGTATATTTCCCTGCATGGGTGTATGTATGAGAGGGATCACTGATGGTAGAAAAGCTACCGTCTCCGAAATCCCAGTAGGTGTTTGTATAGTTGACAGAGGTGTTAGTGAAACGCGCTATTACCGGCGGGCAGCCACTATTATTGACGAACTCCGTCGTAAAGGTGAACGCGGCGATCACGCTGGATACTTTTATCTGCTGACGGGCAGTATCCGTACAGCCATTGTTGTCCTTTACCATGAGTTTAACCGTGTATAGCCCCTTGTCAGGATAATGCTTGTTCGGACTGTATTCCGTGGAGGAAGTCTGATCGCCGAAGTCCCATGTATAGGTAGCCGTACCACCTGTTACCGTTGTGTAGTTGTAAAATGATACGTCACCACCCGGAGGTATCCAGGCGGCACTGGGCATAAAGTCAGCGTTAGGACCGTTCACCTGCACCGAAGGCCCTGCGGCCGTGCTGGTACAACCATCCTGATCTGTCACCGTCAGCTTCGGATAGAAATAGCCGGATCTGTCATACGTATAGGTGAAAGGTGGTGCAGTGAATAGTTTTGCAGGACTACCATCCCCGAAATCCCAGCTCCAGCTCCTGACAGGCTTTCCCTTCGAAATATCTGTCTGGTCAGTGAATGTCAGCGCTGTACCCCGGCATTCCTGTAGATCAGGCGCCAGAAACGCGGCTGCCGGTCCATGTACATCCACTATGACGCGGTTGCTGGTATCCGGACATCCCTGCAGATTATATGCTATAAAACGGACCGTATCCTTACCGGGCTGCATATTTGTAAAACTGGCCTGTTCGAAGTTGTAGTTGTACCAATCAGCAGGAGTGCCATCAGAAGCATACCAGGCGTAGGAGTAACTATAGATAGACCTGTCCATGGCTGTTACACCTGCCACCATTGTTTCGTTGGTACACATAGTGGTCTTGTCCGATGTAATGGTAATGGGTGATGGCGCATATACATGAATGTTCAGCGAGTCTGTACTGGTACAGGTGCCATCTGTCACCGTCAGCCTGACCATGTACATGCCTGTTTTATCAAACTGATGTGTAACAGGACTGGTCTTCGTTGTATAGGAATTCTCTTTCCCATCGCCCCAGTTCCAGGTCCAGCTGTTAATCGTTCCTGTTGACTGCTCATCAAAAGTCATCACAGTACGGTTATTACAATCGACAGGCTGCA
The DNA window shown above is from Chitinophaga agri and carries:
- a CDS encoding glycoside hydrolase family 43 protein; translation: MRRTKKYLISTFFVFGLLQFTNLHAQTNGDRVIAGDLADPSIIKVDSVYYATGTSSEWAPYYPVYKSADLKHWGQVGYVFDKAPEWTVGSFWAPEYYKIGDTYYVYYTARRKSDNRSYIGVATSRYPDHGFTDHGVIIAHGKEAIDPFIYNDGGQLYITFKAYGLDDRPIELLGSRLSADGLKLEGELFSLLQDSARIGMEGQSILKKDQYYYLFYSVGNCCGGGCSYAVHVARSEHITGPYQLFSGNPILFENDNWKCMGHGTFTSDEKGDLYYLHHAYNKKSSVFTGREGMLAALKWDGAGGWPTLTTVPNPAPVRSDVYDEFNGAQLAPYWQWDFRHATPAVQLTKGVLKLSGEQTADNLTGVVLTVRPTSDHFDVTTTVVNRNKALKGLVVYGDAGAAIGVGVEGDSVKVWKVTHQQRVTVKAAPVSSSAVGLKIEMAGDKGFDFFYQTGKGGWTRLSSIPDAGFLPQWDRSPRPGLHCKGSVKENAQFSFFRLQNK
- a CDS encoding protein-L-isoaspartate(D-aspartate) O-methyltransferase, which translates into the protein MNTTGMTMEDSQHRQGKHTQQYADTPKHMALRAKLADEVASQGIKDARVIEAIRQLPRHLFMPAEIRGRAYEDKALPIGEGQTISQPYTVAYQTQLLSVQPGDKILEVGTGSAYQAAILAVTGARVYTIERQKKLYDRNQRSRFLQQFQGIHYRYGDGFLGWPEEAPFDKILITAAPEEVPASLIGQLRVGGLLVAPVGKQGTQQMVRITKEDDGQLNTASFDYFSFVPMLKGKA
- a CDS encoding class I SAM-dependent methyltransferase, which codes for MSEPATTQSATANPNKALWEKGDFTRLAVTMRESGTALVDKLGIIPGIDVLDVGCGDGTTAIPAARLGAKVLGVDIARNLVEAGNKRIQEEGLTNISIREGDATNLEGIADASFDMVVSMFGAMFAPKPFDVAGELVRVTRPGGRIVMGNWIPGDPTLVAQILKISSAYTPPPPEGFVSPMLWGVESHVTERFGKAGIPPGDISFERDTYTFNAPFPPASFVERFRQYYGPTMNAFDAAAKDGKAADLQQELEALFMRENTSKDPEKTTIPATYLRVTVKR
- a CDS encoding T9SS type B sorting domain-containing protein, with translation MSGNKRFNYIFLLQLIFSLICTAADAQQVVNLKNPSLDPETPGSSIKAAQWDSDAPYPVVGPDFTFDSSKPASEGRYFIELFSLYTRNSYATPPGKLEFWSHAIGQQLDETLYAGRTYEVSFDLKTSTYDPYPNLHRPFYGSMVIMGSAAKGGPEVRLYASGRFYHNEWKRYTAVFTPPADIDYFRITAVSVDGDTANVVTDIDNLSPITETLKMEITTGKSCPEGKEGFVRVVIPDAVDTYTYLWMPGNYTTAEVKGLAPGIYHLTVRGASGAVVKKDVEVAAYDLTATKAVTDVSCSGKGDGAIVITAVGGQPPYTYQLEGAPEVASGTFNNMVPGNYHIVVKDQLCTTTVRADITEPSLLTLEQVQTRAVTCNSASDGQIILAASGGTPPYRYGVQSGIPQPDSVIRLLEAGTYQYTVTDAHACMVSGEAVITKESRACAVFVPTAFSPNGDGQNDVFRIKLQDAITDYRLAVYGRWGQLVYETRDAGASWNGRYKEAPLPAGSYVWTMTYTDSKGQLMQQQGTIMLIL
- a CDS encoding alpha/beta hydrolase family protein; this encodes MAIKSQSLTLSLPAGDVSAICMTPEKPVCMMTLAHGAGADMEHSFMVTLATALAEAGIGTLRFNFPFTEQKKKRPDSPAVAQLTIATAIDKALELFPSLPLFVAGKSFGGRMSSQYLSTHHRKDIMGMIFYGFPLHPAGKPSTDRADHLKEVRSPMLFLQGTKDTLATWDLIETVCSSLKKATLVKLEGADHSFKAGKKNDVMPLLVKATKEWTVKIIK
- a CDS encoding PQQ-dependent sugar dehydrogenase; protein product: MKNLLLILTASATLALHACSDDPDGVNDPTYPPVETENPNTNYQPAFQGQTRAGGVRTTTKLDTTIITSGLTSPWGVKSLPDGRLLVTQKGGTMRIVTQTGTLSAPITGLPAVNANGQGGLLGLALDPSFASNRMVYWVFSENVSGGTVSAVAKGRLSSDEKTIENATVIYRALPAYNGTLHYGGRIVFDAQGNLFVSTGERSDLATRPLAQSVEAALGKVLHITKEGQPAPGNPSFGAEALPALYSIGHRNPQGLAIHPATGELWQGEHGPRGGDEINRVQAGKNYGWPTITYGIEYSGQKVGEGIQQKEGLEQPVYYWDPVVSPSGMTFYSGKKVPEWENNLFIGALSGQHIVRLVIENNKVTGEERLLAGEGQRFRDVTQGTDGALYAVTDQGRLYKLDKAQ
- a CDS encoding PKD domain-containing protein, which codes for MFLNAKVTRRVATSCAVLWMLLFLCVAAHGQLTADFTPTKTSDCENLITKFIDNSTGTPVSWQWDLGNGFTSTEQSPSASYTTPGNYNVTLTVKNAAGNTSTAVKTVTVWEKPVPDFTAGPAKGCVPFDVTFTDRSNPVNGTISTWSWDFGDGTTASGNSPVHTYNNALSPTVTLTVTNSNGCTASKQISNVVDVSAALTADFSISDKFLCTAPGVLTVTNAAAGPGNLTCAWDFGDGSNAAGADPGTHTYATKGVYKVKLTVTSDKGCTATKTSEEINVANFTSDFQVPASSCDNSTAIFNAMNSPLAGSITWSTDKGYIYGSDVTASYQPAGAGTVKVTMTANYGQCQETVTKDYVVKASPVADFTTDQQAICDVPATIKLTDKSQGATSWTWDFGNGQSSALQHPSVVYNSLGYYNIRLTAINAAGCSSVTDRYVNVVKPEVYVYTSVAQGCEGMSTAFSSYISTNDSIVGFEWNFGDGSPVSTEATPSHTYDHEGTYPVTLTYTTANGCKGSVNLSSYYAIRIYRKPKPDFSSPEAPQICGNNWVHFNATTDVGNEWAWDFGDNSGPGYLQNDVHSYRAPGTYDVTLTVSNYGCNTTITKPAYITAVNPFPRFSMQPVDCNNRTVMTFDEQSTGTINSWTWNWGDGKENSYTTKTSPVTHQFDKTGMYMVRLTVTDGTCTSTDSLNIHVYAPSPITITSDKTTMCTNETMVAGVTAMDRSIYSYSYAWYASDGTPADWYNYNFEQASFTNMQPGKDTVRFIAYNLQGCPDTSNRVIVDVHGPAAAFLAPDLQECRGTALTFTDQTDISKGKPVRSWSWDFGDGSPAKLFTAPPFTYTYDRSGYFYPKLTVTDQDGCTSTAAGPSVQVNGPNADFMPSAAWIPPGGDVSFYNYTTVTGGTATYTWDFGDQTSSTEYSPNKHYPDKGLYTVKLMVKDNNGCTDTARQQIKVSSVIAAFTFTTEFVNNSGCPPVIARFTNTSVNYTNTYWDFGDGSFSTISDPSHTYTHAGKYTVKLKVQGGAGTEDEYEQEVEVKGPYATIATSANGGCLTREIAFTVDATAAVNFAWDFTDGIVMETTDAVIRHTFKEPGIYHPRLILSDQAGCKGTAFLEKPIVIDKLDVQLNAAPALICDKGWVSFTPVFNSYSIDGLKETATYKWTYETGVPAEQDTTAEPRFYLDKIQPYTFTLTTTTAYGCVQTVSKTIHAYSRPELTITGPAQACQDAPVTLGGTVTKENDITWKWDFGNGNTGTVPLPADQSYTTVGPAEVTLIGMSNEGCSDTARHSISILPKPVVNAVAGADFICKGNTTTLSAGGGVSYEWLPARYLSDAHIAAPVASPRSSTTYQVTVTDANGCKETDDVSIRVVEPFTIQATPDTVLCLGQVLPLWVTGADHYVWKGEGLDNATSPYPKATINAVGNYTYQVTAYDADGCFTKDTSLAVRVHALPTVHAGADRIVMAGTPVRLGGESSPDVVKWEWTPAEYLDCATCATPEAIPNLSTTYMVTAENRYGCSATDEVFVKVTCDKGAVFLPTAFSPNRDGKNEWFYPKGRGVKEVVSMRMYDRWGSLVFERDHFQINSATAGWDGTWKGQIAPVGTYVYAIETMCEDGTTFLFRGVVTVVR